Proteins from a single region of Dictyoglomus sp. NZ13-RE01:
- a CDS encoding sorbitol-6-phosphate 2-dehydrogenase (catalyzes the conversion of sorbitol 6-phosphate into fructose 6-phosphate) → MECQVLKDRVAIVTGAAQGLGEALAYRLAKEGCSVTVADIKIDKAKEVAERITKEYGRPAIAIKTDVTNEDEVKNMVEKTVENFGKLDIMIANAGILIAHDITEFPLEDWKKVIDVNLTGYFLCAREAAKVMVKQRSGVIIQINSKSGKKGSFRNCAYSASKFGGIGLTQSIALDLAPYGVRVVAVCPGDLLDSPLWRDSLYDQYAKRLGISKEEVRERYLKQIPLGRPCTYDDVANLVVFLASDYASYITGDAVNVTGGVEMR, encoded by the coding sequence ATGGAATGCCAAGTTTTAAAAGATAGAGTAGCCATAGTTACTGGAGCTGCTCAAGGCTTAGGAGAGGCATTAGCTTATAGATTGGCAAAAGAAGGTTGTTCAGTTACTGTAGCAGATATAAAGATAGATAAGGCCAAAGAGGTTGCAGAAAGAATAACTAAAGAATATGGAAGACCTGCTATTGCTATAAAAACAGATGTTACAAATGAGGATGAAGTAAAAAACATGGTAGAAAAAACTGTAGAAAATTTTGGAAAGTTAGATATTATGATAGCAAATGCAGGTATATTAATTGCCCACGACATAACAGAGTTTCCCTTAGAAGACTGGAAAAAGGTTATTGATGTAAATCTAACAGGTTATTTCCTATGTGCTCGTGAGGCGGCAAAGGTAATGGTTAAACAAAGATCAGGTGTAATTATTCAGATTAATTCAAAATCAGGTAAAAAAGGAAGCTTTAGAAATTGTGCCTACTCTGCTTCTAAATTTGGTGGTATTGGTCTTACTCAAAGTATTGCATTAGATCTTGCCCCCTATGGAGTTAGAGTTGTAGCGGTATGCCCTGGAGACCTCTTAGATTCTCCCCTTTGGAGAGATAGCCTATACGATCAATATGCAAAAAGGTTAGGAATTAGCAAAGAAGAGGTTAGAGAAAGATACCTAAAACAGATTCCTTTAGGAAGACCGTGCACATACGACGATGTGGCCAACTTAGTAGTATTTTTAGCAAGTGATTATGCATCATATATTACAGGAGATGCAGTTAATGTAACGGGTGGAGTAGAAATGAGGTGA
- a CDS encoding mannitol-1-phosphate 5-dehydrogenase, with amino-acid sequence MKIGLQFGAGNIGRGFIGDLLHRSGYKIVFVDSNKELVNMLRERGNYPLKLFDVDGSSKDLIIDNILSFTLEDEEEISNYISKADLIFTAVGVKNLPAIAHYISMGLKKRFKENRDYLNIFLCENLSSAPEILKNKVLEYLNNDEKKYVEDKVGFVGTTIGRMVAGSGKRYGFEDPLLIVAESYDVIPFSLKDIKGKIPNIYGLKPSKDFDFEIKKKLFIHNLGHAVIAYFGYLKNYTYIHEAIKDVDIKNIYDQAIKEVTLAIFSKYKGLDREEFENYISNLEERFKNPLLMDPISRVGRDPIRKLGPEDRIIGSAKFCLSQGIFPENIALTCSAVLLYDYPQDEEANNLQRLIKENGVEWVLVNICKLSLDEEFTKKVLYYYKKIKRISI; translated from the coding sequence ATGAAAATTGGATTACAATTTGGAGCAGGAAATATTGGTAGAGGATTTATTGGAGATCTTCTCCATAGATCAGGATATAAAATAGTTTTTGTAGATTCTAATAAAGAGTTAGTAAATATGCTAAGAGAAAGGGGAAATTATCCCTTAAAACTTTTTGATGTAGATGGGAGTTCAAAAGACTTAATTATTGATAATATATTATCATTTACCCTGGAAGATGAGGAAGAGATAAGTAATTACATATCAAAAGCAGATTTAATTTTTACGGCTGTAGGAGTAAAAAATTTGCCTGCCATTGCCCACTATATCTCTATGGGACTTAAAAAAAGATTTAAAGAAAATAGAGACTATTTAAACATATTCTTATGTGAAAATTTAAGTTCAGCTCCTGAAATACTTAAAAATAAGGTTTTGGAGTATCTAAATAACGATGAGAAGAAATACGTAGAAGATAAAGTAGGATTTGTAGGAACAACCATAGGAAGAATGGTAGCAGGCTCAGGTAAAAGATATGGATTTGAGGATCCTCTTCTTATTGTAGCAGAATCTTATGATGTAATTCCCTTCTCATTAAAGGACATAAAGGGAAAAATCCCTAATATTTATGGATTAAAACCATCAAAAGATTTTGACTTCGAAATAAAAAAGAAGTTATTTATTCATAACTTAGGACATGCAGTCATAGCCTACTTTGGCTACCTTAAAAATTATACTTATATCCATGAAGCAATAAAAGATGTAGATATCAAAAATATTTATGACCAGGCAATAAAAGAGGTAACATTAGCCATATTTAGTAAATATAAAGGTTTAGATAGAGAAGAGTTTGAAAATTACATAAGTAACTTAGAAGAGAGGTTCAAAAATCCCTTATTAATGGACCCTATATCCAGAGTAGGAAGAGATCCTATAAGAAAATTAGGTCCGGAAGATAGAATCATTGGTTCTGCTAAATTTTGCTTAAGCCAAGGAATATTCCCAGAAAATATTGCGTTAACTTGTTCTGCAGTTTTACTTTATGATTATCCTCAAGATGAAGAAGCTAATAATCTACAAAGGTTAATTAAGGAAAACGGAGTTGAATGGGTTTTGGTTAATATTTGCAAGCTTTCTTTAGATGAAGAATTTACGAAAAAGGTATTATATTATTACAAAAAAATTAAGAGGATATCTATATAG
- a CDS encoding L-sorbose 1-phosphate reductase, protein MSVETIALRMYGKMDLRLEKFDLPEITDEEILAEIISDTSCPSTYKEITQGPEHPRVPKDIDKNPVIVGHEMAGRILKVGKKWKDKYQEGQMFTIQPALLYEKGPVGVLSAPGYSYKFLGGLATKVILPNEVMEQNCLLIYEGDSFFKGSLVEPISCIVGAVNAQYHTQERNYEHIMGIKRGGKLALLGGAGPMGLGFLDYFINGPQNPSLLVITDIDDSKLERAKRAYPVEKAKTKGIDLRFVNPLKDDSYKNIQYDDIFVLYPSSKLVEEADSLLARDGCLNFFAGPTDHNFTACINFFKIHYEKHHIVATSGGNADDMWFALDLVSKGVLNPAPMITHVGGINSARDVLLNFPKLPGGKKLIYTHLNFPLSDIDDFERLSYEGPEQLREIYKDLHEIVKRNGGWWCAEAEKYLLSHKELEIKL, encoded by the coding sequence ATGTCTGTTGAGACTATTGCGTTAAGAATGTATGGGAAAATGGATTTAAGATTAGAAAAATTTGATCTCCCAGAAATTACTGATGAAGAGATATTAGCAGAAATAATTTCTGATACCAGTTGTCCCTCCACATACAAAGAGATAACTCAAGGACCTGAACATCCTCGTGTTCCTAAGGATATTGATAAGAATCCAGTAATAGTTGGACATGAGATGGCAGGAAGAATCCTCAAAGTAGGTAAAAAATGGAAAGATAAATATCAAGAGGGACAAATGTTTACCATTCAACCCGCTTTGCTATACGAAAAAGGACCTGTAGGCGTACTTAGTGCTCCAGGCTACTCTTATAAATTTTTAGGTGGACTTGCCACAAAGGTTATTCTTCCCAATGAAGTAATGGAACAAAACTGTCTATTAATTTATGAAGGAGATTCCTTCTTCAAAGGTTCCTTAGTAGAACCAATATCGTGCATTGTGGGAGCTGTTAATGCCCAATATCATACCCAAGAAAGAAACTATGAGCATATTATGGGGATAAAGAGGGGCGGGAAATTAGCCCTTCTTGGAGGGGCAGGACCAATGGGACTTGGGTTCTTAGATTACTTTATTAATGGACCTCAAAATCCAAGTTTACTTGTTATTACTGATATTGATGACTCTAAGTTAGAAAGGGCAAAAAGAGCTTATCCCGTAGAAAAAGCAAAGACTAAGGGTATCGATTTGAGATTTGTTAATCCTCTCAAAGATGATTCCTATAAAAACATCCAATACGACGATATTTTTGTTTTATACCCCAGTAGCAAATTGGTTGAAGAGGCAGATTCATTACTTGCCAGAGACGGCTGTCTAAACTTCTTTGCAGGTCCTACAGACCACAATTTTACTGCATGTATCAACTTTTTCAAAATTCACTATGAAAAACATCATATAGTGGCAACATCTGGAGGAAATGCTGATGATATGTGGTTTGCTTTAGATTTAGTTTCAAAAGGAGTTCTAAATCCGGCCCCTATGATTACCCATGTTGGCGGAATAAACTCTGCAAGAGATGTATTACTAAACTTTCCAAAGCTTCCTGGTGGGAAAAAATTAATCTATACACACCTTAATTTTCCTCTCTCTGATATTGACGATTTTGAAAGATTAAGCTATGAAGGTCCAGAACAATTAAGAGAGATATATAAAGATTTGCATGAGATTGTAAAGAGAAATGGAGGCTGGTGGTGTGCAGAGGCAGAAAAATACTTGTTAAGCCATAAAGAATTAGAGATCAAATTATGA